TTGCGTCAAACAACACATATGGAGTTATTAGAAGAACAAGGAATTCTGAGGATTTGAAATTTATCTATAAGCTTCTCTGATATCCCAAGCACAGGGTACAATGTGGATGACCAGACCCATGTTTTAAACTATCTCTTGTAGTCATTCGATACATACATTgatattttgttaaaaaaattcattttttttttaaaaaatatcaattatTTCGATCATCCAACTTGAAATAACCGATTTTAAATTGATTCCACTTATAATTTGGTTTCCAAGAAAAAAATCATTTTGTTTTATAAGTGAAATGCTATAATCGATTTTGAAAATTCTATTCAACGAAGTCATTTAAACCAATTGTCCACCCTAGCCATCTCCAAACTTTAAGCCAAACCACCATTTCTCGGTTTCTTTATGGGGAACATATAACGTTGAATTGTTGCTAAGCCTCGGTGAACATCTGACAGTATAACTAGAAATTTCTGATTTATGGCCCTGATAGAAGTATATAATACACCAGCATCATTGACAAGTTCTATTGCTCACCTCAGACAAGAAAAAAGTAGTAGAAGATCAAAATAAGTGAAATAAGAAGCTAGTATTGCAGGGTAAAAAAGCACAGTCAAGTAGAGAGCagatatacatatatttttattaatataactACAAGATTACCTATACACAGTATCTACACTTGCATTCAGCAGTAAAATCTTGGTTGTTTGTATCTTTACTCTATCAAATCGAGTGGAGGTTCGATGATGAAAAGCAGAGAGCTCAGCAGCAACATGAAAACGGAGAAATACATGAGTGATTTGCAAGGATCGGCATACCGGCGAATGAGTATCATCCCATCTTCTTCACCAGTTCCTGATGATGCATCCTTCACTTGTAAACTAGGACAAGTCACGTAACCATATGCTATACCTGTAAACACTGCTGCGAAATGTGCCCTGTAAACCAAATTAAATGATAACTTAATCCGTTATGCATAACGTAAAGCATTTATATGCTTGATAAGAAGAGTTTTTGCAATCAGCACTTCTCTTCTTCCGACTTCACAAACAATTTATAGTTATTTTCCTCAACGAAGTTGAGCCTGTGTGAACTCACACGCTACAAAAGTAATATGTCCAATAAATCCCTGAGGGAAAGAGTCGGGCTTACCAGTCATCAATAGGACCAAAACTGCTGACAACAAAGCAAAGAGCTGTAAAAATAATGGCTTTACGAAACATTCTTTCGAAAAATCTCTTGCAATGAGATCTTTGTTTTGAACTTGATAAATAAGCCAAGCTCCGATCAAAGCAAACCCAGGTCCCTGAACAAGAACAGTCGCATTGGAGTTTACATAAGGTTTGATGGAAACAATAAGAGCAAATATGATTAACCCCTTCTCCTTACCATGATGTCTATTCATGGAAGCTACATTGAATTTGAAGCTGATTTAAATATTTGGGGGACTAATATTAAGTGGAAGTAACAGCGATCAGTTAATCACCACTAATTTGAAACAATTAAACGATGCAGTAAGTACTAGCATACCGTCCCACCAACAGTTGGAGATGGCGTGTGCAGGAAGCTGATCAGATTTCCAGAAATTCCTCCAAGAAGATATATTAAGAGACAAGTAAATGAGCCATATTGTCGAGATACTTCAAGCCCAAAAGTGAAGAGAACCCAGCTACTTAGAGCTATATGAAAGATTCCAGAGTGCTGAAAGTAGccaaaatattaatttctaaACAAAAATTGGAACCATTTACGGTCATTTAGAAATCTCAAGAACTCAGACTCCGCAAAACCAACCAAAACTTTCTCAGTACTTGCTTCCAAAAACAAAACATTCTAATGAGAGGAAGTTTGGATTCTTTGAAGCTTCTATAAAAATAATTAGCCAATCACAAgtttattttacttctcataCGAAACAGAGTGCTAAACTAATAACAGTATTGAAGAACGAACCAATCATCGATCTTGTAACAGAAATATTGGTGTCACTAGCCTCCACCATTCTCCCGTTAAAATCAAGTTATTAACTTTTGCTCCATAAACCGAGGGGATAGAAAATAGAGCAAATTCAGAGTTTTTCACTGGAGTGGCTATCTCGAACAGAAGAACCGCTATATTTATAGAAGCCAATACACCTCTGCGACATAAGCAAAAGTCAAATGAGAATTCAGATGGCCTTGCCTTAAAACAAACTCATATAATGAAGAAGGGAATATATATTACATTAAGTAGAAATCCGAGGCATGGTCTGCTGAATATCTGTCGCCCTTAGCATCATCAGATTTCAATTCCACAAAACTTTTCAGTGATAAATCCCTTCGAATTCCTG
This Primulina eburnea isolate SZY01 chromosome 2, ASM2296580v1, whole genome shotgun sequence DNA region includes the following protein-coding sequences:
- the LOC140823647 gene encoding RHOMBOID-like protein 9, chloroplastic, with the protein product MIVKASSTTEKHMKSLNTYLGKLHADAKSLSSKIEKQRTEAVDRSDKLIFRNGLKSLENYLTKVKSDEEPEIIVENLEASLSTDAENAAGIRRDLSLKSFVELKSDDAKGDRYSADHASDFYLIGVLASINIAVLLFEIATPVKNSEFALFSIPSVYGAKVNNLILTGEWWRLVTPIFLHSGIFHIALSSWVLFTFGLEVSRQYGSFTCLLIYLLGGISGNLISFLHTPSPTVGGTGPGFALIGAWLIYQVQNKDLIARDFSKECFVKPLFLQLFALLSAVLVLLMTGHISQQCLQV